From one Ursus arctos isolate Adak ecotype North America unplaced genomic scaffold, UrsArc2.0 scaffold_1, whole genome shotgun sequence genomic stretch:
- the CTDSP1 gene encoding carboxy-terminal domain RNA polymerase II polypeptide A small phosphatase 1 isoform X3 yields MDSSAVITQITKEEARGPLRGKGDQKSAASQKPRGRGILHSLFCCVCRDDGEALPAHSGAPLLVEENGAVPKQTPAQYLLPEAKAQDVDKICVVIDLDETLVHSSFKPVNNADFIIPVEIDGVVHQVYVLKRPHVDEFLQRMGELFECVLFTASLAKYADPVADLLDKWGAFRARLFRESCVFHRGNYVKDLSRLGRDLRRVLILDNSPASYVFHPDNAVPVASWFDNMSDTELHDLLPFFEQLSRVEDVYSVLRQPRPGS; encoded by the exons ATGGACAGCTCGGCCGTCATTACTCAGATCACCAAGGAGGAGGCGCGGGGCCCGCTACGGGGCAAAG GTGACCAGAAGTCAGCGGCTTCTCAGAAGCCCCGGGGCCGGGGCATCCTCCATTCGCTTTTCTGCTGTGTCTGCCGGGACGATGGGGAGGCCCTGCCTGCACACAGTGGGGCACCCCTGCTGGTGGAGGAGAACGGAGCTGTCCCCAAG CAGACCCCAGCCCAGTACCTGCTCCCAGAGGCCAAGGCCCAGGACGTGGACAAGATCTGCGTGGTCATCGATCTGGACGAGACCCTGGTACACAGCTCCTTCAAG CCAGTGAACAACGCTGACTTCATCATCCCTGTGGAGATTGATGGGGTGGTCCACCAG GTCTACGTGCTGAAGCGGCCCCATGTGGATGAGTTCCTGCAGCGAATGGGTGAGCTGTTTGAGTGCGTGCTGTTCACCGCCAGCCTTGCCAag TACGCAGACCCAGTAGCTGACCTTCTGGACAAGTGGGGGGCCTTCCGGGCGCGGCTGTTCCGTGAGTCCTGCGTCTTCCACCGGGGAAATTACGTGAAGGACCTGAGCCGCCTGGGCCGAGACCTGCGGCGGGTGCTTATCCTCGACAACTCGCCCGCCTCCTACGTCTTCCATCCAGACAACGCC GTTCCAGTGGCCTCCTGGTTTGACAACATGAGTGACACGGAGCTCCACGACCTCCTGCCCTTCTTCGAGCAGCTCAGCCGTGTGGAGGACGTGTACTCAGTGCTCAGGCAGCCGCGGCCCGGCAGCTAG
- the CTDSP1 gene encoding carboxy-terminal domain RNA polymerase II polypeptide A small phosphatase 1 isoform X2, which yields MRLGDGGVEEGAFRPPAEAPPRAAVWLGRRRGRRGDSGLGRVGRISRQYTATIPTNFRVTRGSTEPLRGTRVGQPLLRVASAPAGNPVHRAEHQAPQLQALERRACAHTHRPGDQKSAASQKPRGRGILHSLFCCVCRDDGEALPAHSGAPLLVEENGAVPKTPAQYLLPEAKAQDVDKICVVIDLDETLVHSSFKPVNNADFIIPVEIDGVVHQVYVLKRPHVDEFLQRMGELFECVLFTASLAKYADPVADLLDKWGAFRARLFRESCVFHRGNYVKDLSRLGRDLRRVLILDNSPASYVFHPDNAVPVASWFDNMSDTELHDLLPFFEQLSRVEDVYSVLRQPRPGS from the exons ATGAGGCTGGGAGATGGAGGGGTTGAAGAGGGCGCCTTCAGGCCACCCGCTGAGGCTCCGCCCCGGGCCGCGGTCTGGTTGGGTCGCCGGAGGGGGCGCCGAGGTGACAGCGGGCTGGGGAGGGTTGGAAGGATCTCCCGCCAATATACAGCTACGATCCCAACAAACTTCCGCGTCACGCGTGGAAGCACTGAGCCCCTGAGAGGCACAAGAGTGGGGCAGCCACTTCTAAGGGTCGCTAGCGCACCCGCGGGGAATCCCGTGCATCGGGCAGAgcaccaggcgccccagctgcAGGCCCTTGAGCGCCGGGCCTGTGCACACACGCACCGACCCG GTGACCAGAAGTCAGCGGCTTCTCAGAAGCCCCGGGGCCGGGGCATCCTCCATTCGCTTTTCTGCTGTGTCTGCCGGGACGATGGGGAGGCCCTGCCTGCACACAGTGGGGCACCCCTGCTGGTGGAGGAGAACGGAGCTGTCCCCAAG ACCCCAGCCCAGTACCTGCTCCCAGAGGCCAAGGCCCAGGACGTGGACAAGATCTGCGTGGTCATCGATCTGGACGAGACCCTGGTACACAGCTCCTTCAAG CCAGTGAACAACGCTGACTTCATCATCCCTGTGGAGATTGATGGGGTGGTCCACCAG GTCTACGTGCTGAAGCGGCCCCATGTGGATGAGTTCCTGCAGCGAATGGGTGAGCTGTTTGAGTGCGTGCTGTTCACCGCCAGCCTTGCCAag TACGCAGACCCAGTAGCTGACCTTCTGGACAAGTGGGGGGCCTTCCGGGCGCGGCTGTTCCGTGAGTCCTGCGTCTTCCACCGGGGAAATTACGTGAAGGACCTGAGCCGCCTGGGCCGAGACCTGCGGCGGGTGCTTATCCTCGACAACTCGCCCGCCTCCTACGTCTTCCATCCAGACAACGCC GTTCCAGTGGCCTCCTGGTTTGACAACATGAGTGACACGGAGCTCCACGACCTCCTGCCCTTCTTCGAGCAGCTCAGCCGTGTGGAGGACGTGTACTCAGTGCTCAGGCAGCCGCGGCCCGGCAGCTAG
- the CTDSP1 gene encoding carboxy-terminal domain RNA polymerase II polypeptide A small phosphatase 1 isoform X4 — protein MDSSAVITQITKEEARGPLRGKGDQKSAASQKPRGRGILHSLFCCVCRDDGEALPAHSGAPLLVEENGAVPKTPAQYLLPEAKAQDVDKICVVIDLDETLVHSSFKPVNNADFIIPVEIDGVVHQVYVLKRPHVDEFLQRMGELFECVLFTASLAKYADPVADLLDKWGAFRARLFRESCVFHRGNYVKDLSRLGRDLRRVLILDNSPASYVFHPDNAVPVASWFDNMSDTELHDLLPFFEQLSRVEDVYSVLRQPRPGS, from the exons ATGGACAGCTCGGCCGTCATTACTCAGATCACCAAGGAGGAGGCGCGGGGCCCGCTACGGGGCAAAG GTGACCAGAAGTCAGCGGCTTCTCAGAAGCCCCGGGGCCGGGGCATCCTCCATTCGCTTTTCTGCTGTGTCTGCCGGGACGATGGGGAGGCCCTGCCTGCACACAGTGGGGCACCCCTGCTGGTGGAGGAGAACGGAGCTGTCCCCAAG ACCCCAGCCCAGTACCTGCTCCCAGAGGCCAAGGCCCAGGACGTGGACAAGATCTGCGTGGTCATCGATCTGGACGAGACCCTGGTACACAGCTCCTTCAAG CCAGTGAACAACGCTGACTTCATCATCCCTGTGGAGATTGATGGGGTGGTCCACCAG GTCTACGTGCTGAAGCGGCCCCATGTGGATGAGTTCCTGCAGCGAATGGGTGAGCTGTTTGAGTGCGTGCTGTTCACCGCCAGCCTTGCCAag TACGCAGACCCAGTAGCTGACCTTCTGGACAAGTGGGGGGCCTTCCGGGCGCGGCTGTTCCGTGAGTCCTGCGTCTTCCACCGGGGAAATTACGTGAAGGACCTGAGCCGCCTGGGCCGAGACCTGCGGCGGGTGCTTATCCTCGACAACTCGCCCGCCTCCTACGTCTTCCATCCAGACAACGCC GTTCCAGTGGCCTCCTGGTTTGACAACATGAGTGACACGGAGCTCCACGACCTCCTGCCCTTCTTCGAGCAGCTCAGCCGTGTGGAGGACGTGTACTCAGTGCTCAGGCAGCCGCGGCCCGGCAGCTAG
- the CTDSP1 gene encoding carboxy-terminal domain RNA polymerase II polypeptide A small phosphatase 1 isoform X1 — protein sequence MRLGDGGVEEGAFRPPAEAPPRAAVWLGRRRGRRGDSGLGRVGRISRQYTATIPTNFRVTRGSTEPLRGTRVGQPLLRVASAPAGNPVHRAEHQAPQLQALERRACAHTHRPGDQKSAASQKPRGRGILHSLFCCVCRDDGEALPAHSGAPLLVEENGAVPKQTPAQYLLPEAKAQDVDKICVVIDLDETLVHSSFKPVNNADFIIPVEIDGVVHQVYVLKRPHVDEFLQRMGELFECVLFTASLAKYADPVADLLDKWGAFRARLFRESCVFHRGNYVKDLSRLGRDLRRVLILDNSPASYVFHPDNAVPVASWFDNMSDTELHDLLPFFEQLSRVEDVYSVLRQPRPGS from the exons ATGAGGCTGGGAGATGGAGGGGTTGAAGAGGGCGCCTTCAGGCCACCCGCTGAGGCTCCGCCCCGGGCCGCGGTCTGGTTGGGTCGCCGGAGGGGGCGCCGAGGTGACAGCGGGCTGGGGAGGGTTGGAAGGATCTCCCGCCAATATACAGCTACGATCCCAACAAACTTCCGCGTCACGCGTGGAAGCACTGAGCCCCTGAGAGGCACAAGAGTGGGGCAGCCACTTCTAAGGGTCGCTAGCGCACCCGCGGGGAATCCCGTGCATCGGGCAGAgcaccaggcgccccagctgcAGGCCCTTGAGCGCCGGGCCTGTGCACACACGCACCGACCCG GTGACCAGAAGTCAGCGGCTTCTCAGAAGCCCCGGGGCCGGGGCATCCTCCATTCGCTTTTCTGCTGTGTCTGCCGGGACGATGGGGAGGCCCTGCCTGCACACAGTGGGGCACCCCTGCTGGTGGAGGAGAACGGAGCTGTCCCCAAG CAGACCCCAGCCCAGTACCTGCTCCCAGAGGCCAAGGCCCAGGACGTGGACAAGATCTGCGTGGTCATCGATCTGGACGAGACCCTGGTACACAGCTCCTTCAAG CCAGTGAACAACGCTGACTTCATCATCCCTGTGGAGATTGATGGGGTGGTCCACCAG GTCTACGTGCTGAAGCGGCCCCATGTGGATGAGTTCCTGCAGCGAATGGGTGAGCTGTTTGAGTGCGTGCTGTTCACCGCCAGCCTTGCCAag TACGCAGACCCAGTAGCTGACCTTCTGGACAAGTGGGGGGCCTTCCGGGCGCGGCTGTTCCGTGAGTCCTGCGTCTTCCACCGGGGAAATTACGTGAAGGACCTGAGCCGCCTGGGCCGAGACCTGCGGCGGGTGCTTATCCTCGACAACTCGCCCGCCTCCTACGTCTTCCATCCAGACAACGCC GTTCCAGTGGCCTCCTGGTTTGACAACATGAGTGACACGGAGCTCCACGACCTCCTGCCCTTCTTCGAGCAGCTCAGCCGTGTGGAGGACGTGTACTCAGTGCTCAGGCAGCCGCGGCCCGGCAGCTAG